From a region of the Streptacidiphilus albus JL83 genome:
- a CDS encoding transposase: protein MVSKRKKYAPEYKAEAVELVVSSGRPVAEIARDLGLNEGTLGSWVNAAKRSGSIKDKPLTIDERVHMKELEEENRKLRMERDFLKKAAAWFASQNQ, encoded by the coding sequence ATGGTTTCAAAGCGGAAGAAGTACGCTCCGGAATACAAGGCAGAGGCCGTAGAGCTTGTAGTGAGCTCCGGCCGGCCCGTGGCTGAGATCGCCCGGGACCTCGGCCTGAACGAGGGAACCCTCGGGAGCTGGGTAAATGCCGCAAAGAGGAGCGGAAGCATCAAAGACAAGCCGCTTACTATCGATGAGCGCGTCCATATGAAGGAACTCGAAGAGGAAAACCGAAAGCTCCGAATGGAGCGGGATTTTCTAAAAAAAGCAGCGGCGTGGTTTGCAAGCCAGAATCAATAA